AAAAACAAACTCATTAATCATAACCCTGTGACGTCTCtcatgcagctttaaatgaCCCGTTTAGATGCCTGCaatgtttttgattatttttgtttaactttataAATCGTTCTCTGCATAGGTTTTCTCATTTCAAAATTGGCAGGGATATCTATCCATAAATAGGAGTTTGTTTTGGACCGGTCTGCTTTCAGCCAGCGCACACACCCTACAAGAGTCTGAGGGAAGAGGGGAAGTGATCCAGTCACATCTGGTCCTTCTGTAAGACTGACACGTGGCGaaaggacacagagagactagagagagtgCACTTCCTGTGCACTTCTGAACAGTCATCCTTGTTTCTTTACCATAAAATAATGAACTGAAGCTTGGCAAGTGTGGAACAAAAGCACcaggacattttaaagttttacaacacagcacagagTTAATTGTGTAAAATAGCAATATTATTTGATGGAGCTACATGAAACATAGTCCCTCTGTAATATCCTTAGCTTACTTATCATAAAATGCATCTCAAATGCATCAGTGCATCTTAACACCACATCAAAGTGTATCTAAATTTAAGCAGAAACACAAGAAGGCCGTACAAATTAAAAGTTTTATTAGAAAATTCtgtatacatgtacataatatacTGCAGTTGAAGTTAACCAAGGAAGCCAACTTTCTGTCGCGTCTTTCCCAaactctcctcctgctgcagcagcttcatGAGTGGAGCATGAAGGGCCTTCCCGACCCGTTTACCTGCCTGGAGACAACAATATACTTAAGTACCTTTCTACCATACGGCCTTATTCATACGTAATCATATTCAAAACAGACAAGGGGCCAGATGGCCGAGGAGGGGGGCTGGACTCACCTTTGTCATTTCGAAGATACTCTCTGGATCCAGGCTGCCTCCGCCCACCTTCCTCGTGCAGGTGACCGTGCccttgtgtgtgacagagatgaTCAGGCTGGCTACAGAGCAGGCCTTCTCCTGCAGAGTCGCGTCCACTACGTGCCTGTGGCCCACCTGCAGGAAAACAGCCAATGTCAAGGTCACGGTTTGTGTGATACTGGGCTTTCGAAATTCTTTACTTCAGAGTATCAGCAGGGGAGCTTACCTTGCACAACGTCACTATGCAAGGAACGTTTTCTACATTGAGTCTCATGCAATCATATGGGTCATCTGACAGCTCaatttccttccctccttcctcatCAGCCGATATGTGCACTCTGGGAATTCTGTCATTAAGGTAATAGGAAAGTTAAGTTTCATTTTACTGAATAAGAATGAGAGATATGACAGCTGTAACACATCAAAGGATTTAGTAATCCCATCATTGAGACCCAAACAAATCTTATTTGACTTACTTTGTGTTGAAGAGAGCTGCTTTGATAGCTACTGAGATGGCATCGTACAAGTTTCCATCACACTGCAGGAGCTGTGGAAACATGCAACGGGGAGATTTTACCTCAGTGAAGACCATAGAGGCAAATATACACAGACAAAATAAGCTGTTCTGATGTAAAATGTGCCGCTTTTATTTATTCCCCGACTGAAACACAGGAAGGAACGCTTTTCCCTCTGCTGTACATGATTTATCAAACAATATTTTACATGCAAAGATTAGTTATCATATCTTGTCGTACAAGTATTGCAGCAAAATGCAttgaaaaaaacatacattttggtGACTTCTACATACGTTTTACTACATATGCATGTCTTAACTTTTGTCAAACGGAGGAAACATCCTAACAGCGGGGGGGAATGCTTGAAACAAAGGCACACCCGGCCATTTGCTGCATGGGGTCGCCTCGAATGTTGAATTGCCGTTTGGAAAAGTGAAAGACATTATCGGACACTACCACTCACCAGAACATCCACGTAGAGGACCCAGCAGTGTTCTCCTGCACTGATACAAAGGCCTTTCAGGTCCAcactgtgtttgttgttgaagaCTTTGTAGAGAGTGTTACTCAGCTCCGTCCCCAGCTCCTCGCCTCCTCTGCCCTCAAACTCAGGGGTTGCATTGGCCGAACTACAgattagaaaatgaaaacaagacaATTAACATGCGAGGTAATATAAAATCTATCAGTCAGTTTTGTGTTTGGGGATGTGTTGGGAGATGCATCTCACAGGGAACAGATGATACAACACTACCTCCTAGTGGAAGAGGAtccattaaaaaatgtgtctctGTTTCATATCTGTTAGTTATGATAAAAAGGTTGTCTATGTAATTGTGGAATATGTAGTGTACATGCCATGGGGAACTTACCTTTTTTTGTTCCattgtgaaaaataaacaatatagtGCACTATATAATAAATAGGGAGCGATTTCTGGTTCTGTATTTGATTCATACAGTAGGCACATTTCCATATGATTTTCCATAAGTGTCAGTATATTATGATATGTAGTGATACTATGATATAAAGTTACTTATACCATATTATTGTGATTTCTCAATGTTTTCATAAGCGATTGGTTTAGTGGCAAAATCTATAAAAATAAGAATCAGtttctaaaaaataaagtcTTACTTTACTCATGACAAAAGGAGCCCGCACCTACCAGTCAACAAAGAACTCCAAGTAGCCTTCATTTGGCACCATGGGCCTCGGTTTTCCAATGTCAGCCTTAATCCCAACTAGAACTGCCGTATGCccctgaaagagagacagaacataTCAGAAAATACTAAGTAATCAATCAGTCAACCTTCCTGAGAAATGAGAAATTTGCCAACATATATCCTGGGACAGACGCTGGCTGTGACCAGGGCTCCTTCTCTccagccaaaaaaaaaaaaataataataataataataataataataataataatacattagatttgtatagtgTTTTTTccagaaactcaaagacgcttgacagagtcaGTGACACAAAGATAGACATGCATTGTGGTCCCTCAGCTCGACAACTACTGGgcagtgtttttttaaaaccatCAGTGACGTTCTTGGGGTGACGTTAAGACATAGCTTGCTTGTAGCTGTATCTGTTAAAGCAGATAAAATGCAAACAAGTCTCCACCATCTGCTGCCGCTTGGCTGGAGGACATGTCTTTCTGAAactagaacaaatgtaatttacacTGGATAGGCATTTCATTTGTAGTTGGGGATTTGCTTTATTGATTACCTCACAGGATGGCTGATGCATTATAACTGAACCATTTATCATGTTGTTGATATGTGTGGGCGTGTGCCTTGGAAGAGTGTAGAAGTATGTAAAATGTGCATTTGTACTTGTAAATGTTGTCAGCTGCCAAGGTGTGTTTAGGGAGGATGGGTGAGGGGAATCTTACATTAAAGAATATAGTAGAGATTATTAGAGATAGGTGTAGCCTCAGACATAACGAGTTAGTGGGAGTATGTGCAGTTGGAAGTGTTGACGGTGAGAGACGAAATGTTTTAGAGCATTAACAGAAAATGAGCAAACATGGAGGACTTCTgcagtaaatattaatatttactaaTAAATATTAGACATTACCAGTGTGACTTTGGCGGAGCCGTCTGTGTTAGATACCACATCAGTCTCTATTTCCATGTGTCTGTAGTCCTCACAGCCTCTTCCGTCCACTCGTAAGTCATCCTGATTTAAAGAATTCACATGTTTATATACAACAGCAAGTgagctaatgctagctagctTTCTGCCGCTGTAGAGCACAAATCACCGTCATGACATTTATCGAAATCTTTTTAACTAACAGAGGTTAAAGGGTAAAATATAGTTGTTACAAACTTACCCGTATACCGTGTAAGATGTACACTTTTTCAGCCTCGCTAACTTGTACTGTTGCCATAATGTAAAATCCCCTGCTAGCATGTGTGTGTCGCTCTTCTGCTACGTCATCAAAAGACGACGCAGTTTGAGTAGCAGTATCAACACTGTCTATGTAAAATTGATACTTCTTACAATGATGCTGTTGCTGCTATCTATGTTATTAATCTATAGAATATAAGCGTATAGCATAGTAACAAGGAGTTACTCTGCTACACTATACATTAGAGCACTGCAATTTAAGagtatttgtctttattttggaAGATTGCATTTACACTTTATTGTTGTAGAAcctgtttgctttttttctttctttttcctaagtgtgcatacaaatgtaaaagctGTAATTGCCCCGTTTGAGTTCTGAATTACTCAAAGAATACACCTACAGTTCAGTCCCCAATTAGCTGGTGCTATAATACAGAATACCTGGCTCTAAGATTGTGCAACCGGGTAAACCTCATGACATATTTTTTATGTACAAACCTCTAATCCGTGGCAGACTATGGTGATCAGGGGCATCTGGGCTACTCTTTGTAAACCCCCctggtttttttctttctctgaactAAATTTAAATCATTAACACTAATCTGGCCAATCCAAATCCCTTTGCATCCGTGGGGCCCATAGGCTGCAGCCCAGGCCACCTGTGCATTGATCCGCCCCTGCCTCAAATAGGCCTTATCATGAAACATTTGGCATTATAGAACAGCActaatacatttgtacatttgttatcATTTAAGTTAACCTACAAGTTTAATCACTAAATTTGACAATGCTGATTTAACATTTGACTAGATTAAGGTGTTTTGGATTAATTTAATCGATAAAGGGGTCGCTTTTTTCAAATTTACTCTCTAGTAGTACAAGGCAGTATAGTGAGTATACAGGCTGGGAGAAACTGCCGCCTGATAGACTCAGCTCAGGGCACGAACGCCCAGGAAAGACAGTATCGGACTTCCTGGTCTGCTCTGCGTTGTGTTGCCCTGCTCACGCAGAGCTCTCTGGATCTCACAGAGGAGGAAGCACTAGTTAGGTTACGGCCTGTTGTAAGGCTCGCTCCCCCGCTGTAATTAGCATACTAAAAAGGTGGGTTAACACCTCGTCGAAACCGAGGCGGCGGCAGTGAAAGCGGGAGCCGAGCCGCGGAGCTGCGGAGAGCATCTGTCCGAAGATCAGTGAGGTTAGCTGGGATTGCGCTAACAGACGGAGGAGACACTCAcagtttggtgtgtttttaactTCCAGGCACAAAACTACGCGACGACTTCAAGAATAACTTTTGGTGACAAACCTGGAGAGTGCGAGGTATGTTTTTAAGACGACGTAGACGTAAAATAACGCTACTTTAATGTAACGTGGCTTACGCTGTATGGCGGTTACAATCAGCTATCCAGATATGCTGCTCAGCTGCCAGAGCTACTTCCTGCTCGGGTTAATTGCATTAACACTTTCTGgaagttaattaattaatcacagccCAATGAGGCCGTGATTACTGTACTGGCCCCATTGGCGATGACAAGATGATTCCCCCTTTTTCACACCCATCTtcagggaggtcagaggtcaataTAGCTAGAGTCCTGCTCAAGGGCACTTCAGAGATTTTTGAACTCCCTAGTTATTACCTATAATGTTTCCAACACATATTAGTTTGTGTCCTATTTGTCCTCcactaaatcaaatcaactgAGCTCATAAACAGTGCCAGGTTGAAGGTTTACGCACCTGTTTTTTGCTCTATTATAGCACTGATTTAGTGCTGAAAATATTAGAAGGCATAAAGCAAGATAAAGACCCTGATATTTTTCTCAAAGGAGGCTGAAGAGCAATTTTGAGTTAAAATAGAATTCATTTTTGACTTCAAATGTTTCAGGTGTCTGCTGGACTGAGAGTTGGCACTATGTTGatactattttaataataattgaatcatttcagtcatttttcaagcaaacatTCGccggtttcagcttctcaaatgttgtatttgctgcttttctttgtcatatccTATATGATAACTTAACCATACGTTCTGGACCTAAAAGCAATTTGACGGAAGTCACCTTGGGCGTTGaggattttgtttttgacatttcattgACTAAATGagtaaacaagaaaaacaatcagCAGATTTACTGATTTAAGGAAACAATCATTAGTTCCACCTCTTTACTGTCACATCTATATCGATAAAGTAAAACTATTTGTTGCTCAATGGTTTATACTTTAGTGCTGCAACTAAAGAACCTAAATGTCAAAGTTGTCCCAATGTATTTGATGTATTCTGTTTTATTCACCACTAAATCAAATCAACCAAGCTCAAAAAGAGTGTGCCAGGTTGCTCGTTTTACTCCGCTGTGTGTTTTgcactaatataatataatatatatttgaaagaCAAACATCTAGCAAGATAAAGTCccagattattttttaaaggtggTTGGGGAGCAAATTTGAGTTGAAAGTCAAATAATTTTCTCCTGCTGGACTGAGAGTTGGCATCAGTGCTGATAGTCGAATTATGAGCTCGTCAATCGATAGAAAATGAACGGGCAACTGTTTTGATAAACTGTTCAAATAATTTCATTCTTCAAGCAAAAGCTCCAAACATCTATTGGttacagcttctcaaatgtgagtatttgctgcttttagAGTACTATTAACCCCTCACATCTCAATCAATATCTCGTTGACACTTGTAGTTATTAACTTCATGCAGTTATTCCTCTAATTTCACAGAATCTTGAGTCGCATTAATCTGTACACTATAAAATCAAGCTCTCAAAATGTGCTTCTCCTcaagtttttgttttctaagTTGCCAGAGGAGGTTATCAGTACAATGAAATCACATTAGAGTGTTAATTAACTCAACAGGAGGTCAAATCAGCTGCCTCTCATCTCTACATCCCATCTTTCCTCATGCTTCATTTCCTGCCTGTCCACATTAGTTGCCACCGTCAGTCAGTTACTTTGAAATACATTCTAGCAGCAGGGTATCAAACATTCCCATAAATCATTAATTGAATATCTGATTATGCCGTGCATACGTTTTGAGTCAGTGAGTCCACAGTATAAATCTAGCTCTCTCGCATACTGTATCTAATCTTTCAGTACTGCAGAAGCGTCTTAATGCTGGTGGCATTTCAATGCAGAAACTATTAACTGTTGTTTCTTCGGGTTGTTTCTCTCACACTCAAGTCATTCAGTTGTTttcattgtaaaacattttttcactGAGCGATATCTATTGGCTCATTCTCCGTTCTACAAAAAAAGCAACCATTGACTTAGCTGATGTTAATGAACTCTGGTTTTGCAGTTAGTTTCACTCCTCTAAGCATCTTTGTTTCTAATAGAGTGAAACACTGCAGCAGTCCACATAACAATTACATTACGAGCCATCAAGCATCCCGTGTCCCCCTCACCAGGACACGTTTTTCTTGAAATGGGCTGCTCTCACTAGCTGAATGAGATATATTCTGGTAAACAGTTACATGAATCACTAACAGTTAGAACCAGTTTAACAAGAATTTTTCAAACATCTTGAAATGAAATGGTTTAATCTCAAAGTGATTAACGGACAAGTAAAGGCAAATAGTTCTGACTgttcacattttattacagGTATTGTGTCACAATTGGCTATTAATGCCTCCCtttaatatgttgtattatCTGATCATTATTACTGATACATTAACATGTAAGCAACATGGCAGAGCTGATTTTACCTAAAATATACTGTTTTATACttcagcaaaacatattttaatctGCATAGTGTCTACAAACCACACAGTGTGGCGTCATAGATTTTAAGGCTTTAGAGCATGTTTCACACAAAAAGGcaaaaagtgctttacatttaaacatttaaaagaaaatacagtcaaaaatatcacaattaaaaggataaataaatatgacataAGGAAAGATGTTTAGTTTAATTTCAGCCAAGTGCAGTGAAGAGCATACACCTGGATTTAAAGGTGGTCAAAGTCGGGCGTGGTAGCTAAATGCTGCTTCTCCAGGTTTTTAGATTGAACTCTGTCAACAGTTAGCATAATGCTAATAGATGACTTGAGGGGTCATAAGGTAAAGTACAATCTCAGGTGTTTTCTGGCCCTAAAACATTCAGAGATTTATAAACAAGCACCAGTACTTTAAACTCTGTCCAATGACGCACTGGAGTCCAGTACAGAGATCTGAGCACTGATGTAATGTGAACTACATCAAACTTTGCAGGAAATTgctttaaagttttttttgtaCTGTAGTAAAAATAAGCATAAAATGAAGgagaatacagtatgtgagcaAACATACTTACTGTAACCGTTTACTACAACTGGAGCCGAGATGGACTGTTTAGTAATCCCAGACTTCTGGTGAAAATGATCCTCACGGATACACCAGACCTCCAATGTGACCTCCCACTGCGTTCCCCCCGTCTCCCAATTGTTCTTAGAGTTACATTTGCTGGCATTTTAGCAGTCATACAGATGAATACATTCAGGTTGTTGAGGACTAAACTGTAGAAAGTTGCATAATTCTATTTTCCTAAATGACCTGAGGCTGAGTGCTATCTGAACCGGGTTCATCCAAAATATTTACTATCCTCTTCTCCTGTTGTCTCATCTTTGTCAtctttagatttgtttttcctATTGTCAAATGAAAAGTCTTGTTTTCAAAAGATTGCTACATAATGTTAGAAGACAGTTATgtataaacaaaatgtaaaggtattctattttattgttataaagTACAAGCAGGTCACACTTCTTATGTTGAGTCCTGCAGCACTACAAGACTTTACTTAGTCACaccggtgctttgagctaaatgctaacatttgctaatttgcactaaacacaaagtaaagttttgcaagtatttggtaccaaatgtcatggcgATTCATCCATTCACTCAAAATCACAACGGTCACCTTCTAGTTGCGCTAGACAAAAAAAATCAGAGGATTGTCAAAATCTGTGGAATTTATCCGCTGGGGACCATTAATGAAACTTCATTGCAATccattaaattgttttttaaagatatttcagtggtggacagacagactgaaGTTGCCATTCAttcagctattattattattatttcattttagaaGGCAGTCTTGttcaaatacattattatgttCTGTGTAATGTACACTGTCGTTTACTtgcaattaaatgtattagtgACGCAACGTTTCGGTCCATAGACcttcatcgtgtgtgtgtgtgtgtgtgtgtgtgtgtgtgtgtgtgtgtgactcctgCTGTAATGGACTGTGAGATGTTTCAGTTAAATCCTGAGATGGCGTTGATTAAAGTAATCCCAAACGTGCTGTAGGAATGCCGTATCGTTTTTTTATTCTGAATAAATTACTGTCCTCAGTGAAGCATGCTTAACTGCCAGGATCATTGGCCGAGCCCTAATTAATACGGACATAAAAGTGAAGATTAGGCTATCGCTCAGTTAAGCCTAATGGATGTATTGAATCTTCAGGAATTACCAATTTAATTGCACTCCCTATAAGCTCAGGTTTTAGTGAGGAGACGGGCGCAGAGGTCCTGCAGCCGCCCTCCGAGAATTAGCAATTTTATTCCAGTCTGTTATCTGCATAAAATAGTGAGGCCTagttttggttttctgacatttttatccCTTTTTTGAAGTCACATCCTCTTTATCAACACACCCGCAGACCTGCTAAATTGCTTATTCATAAGGCTCGGGCACACACTCGGGCCCTGTGCAGCTCAGACAAGTCGAGGTGGTTCAGTTGAAGCAttgtttgtttcacttttaaGGCCAAATGTTGAATTGCAGTTTCCAAATCCAACAGCCTCTTCTTTTTGCTGAGAGAGGAATCTGTGGATTGTTTGGCCTGTTGGGATTTGGCCAGTCATTGTTTGTTCCTCCTCTAGTTAATGCTTCCTGCTGTGTATTGTCCTCGACCTTATTTGCTGATTCACTCTGCGGATTTATTAGCCCCCATCTTTGTTTATATTCCTCGAGGTTGTAGAGCACTTATTGGATGTTTTACACAGACTCTTAATTGGTGTGGTACCGCACTCGTACACTGTGATATTGCTGTAATGCAGACAAGACGCTTATTAACATAAAGAGACTGTTTGTCAATTTGTAGATTGACAGAAACATCATCAGCAATTATTCAAGGTAAAAAATACCAAACATGCTTTTGTTCCAGCTTCTGTTTTGTGAGGATTAgcagtttcttttgtttttgtcttacatGACATTAAATCTATAATTTTGAGGTTTTTGGATTGTTACAACAAGACTTCTAAAAGTGTCCCATATGACTGGAAAACAGTGGAGCAGATGTgcagttgcagccctacactGATACATCCCTCTTTAAGATCCCTTTCCTAATTCTCTAAttcctttttattcatttcccCCCCATTTCTTCTCCATCTGTCCCTCGTCACTACGAACAGTATGTGGTTGGCGCCACGGGCGTTGTAGGATGAAGAGCCCGGCGCACCGCACCAGGGACATCGAGAGGCAAGCTGGCTACCTGAGGCCCGAGCACTGCGCCCCTCCCCCGCTCCGCATGGGCTCCGACACCATGTGGTTCATCCGCGACGGCTGCGGCATCGTGTGCGGCGTCATCACCTGGTTCCTGGTCCTTTACGCCGAGTTTGTGGTGGTGTTCGTCGTGCTGCTGCCTGCCAAGAGCGTGATCTACAGCCTCTTCAACGGCGTGATCTTCAACGGCCTCGCTTTCCTCGCCCTCGCCTCCCATGCCAAGGCCATGTGCACAGACCCGGTCAGTCAGACTCGGATTAGGTTGCTTTATCTAATCTTTGTATGAACGGCCTCTCAATACTGTAATAACAAATACATGTGGACAGTATTTCTTTGTAGCTTTCGCAGATGCATGTGTCAAGATCTAGTTTTAATaccttttaattatttcagttGATCCTTACATGTTCCATATCCTTTGATACAATTATCACAGACTAAAATGACATACAGCAAGCTTGGGGACCCGGGGCCACCTACTGGCTTAATCCGCCCCtgattgtaattgttttattgttataattGCTTTTCCTGTGAGGGCTAATTTCTATCTTTAAGGAGCTCCTGCAGCTAAATTAATGACAAGGAAACAGTGTAAATCTGCAGCAACACCCACTACAACTGAATTCCTTTTTAACGcatctttcccccccccccccc
This region of Cottoperca gobio chromosome 11, fCotGob3.1, whole genome shotgun sequence genomic DNA includes:
- the exosc7 gene encoding exosome complex component RRP42 isoform X3, translating into MEIETDVVSNTDGSAKVTLGHTAVLVGIKADIGKPRPMVPNEGYLEFFVDCSANATPEFEGRGGEELGTELSNTLYKVFNNKHSVDLKGLCISAGEHCWVLYVDVLLLQCDGNLYDAISVAIKAALFNTKIPRVHISADEEGGKEIELSDDPYDCMRLNVENVPCIVTLCKVGHRHVVDATLQEKACSVASLIISVTHKGTVTCTRKVGGGSLDPESIFEMTKAGKRVGKALHAPLMKLLQQEESLGKTRQKVGFLG
- the exosc7 gene encoding exosome complex component RRP42 isoform X2, which gives rise to MPLITIVCHGLEDDLRVDGRGCEDYRHMEIETDVVSNTDGSAKVTLGHTAVLVGIKADIGKPRPMVPNEGYLEFFVDCSANATPEFEGRGGEELGTELSNTLYKVFNNKHSVDLKGLCISAGEHCWVLYVDVLLLQCDGNLYDAISVAIKAALFNTKIPRVHISADEEGGKEIELSDDPYDCMRLNVENVPCIVTLCKVGHRHVVDATLQEKACSVASLIISVTHKGTVTCTRKVGGGSLDPESIFEMTKAGKRVGKALHAPLMKLLQQEESLGKTRQKVGFLG
- the exosc7 gene encoding exosome complex component RRP42 isoform X1, with the translated sequence MATVQVSEAEKVYILHGIRDDLRVDGRGCEDYRHMEIETDVVSNTDGSAKVTLGHTAVLVGIKADIGKPRPMVPNEGYLEFFVDCSANATPEFEGRGGEELGTELSNTLYKVFNNKHSVDLKGLCISAGEHCWVLYVDVLLLQCDGNLYDAISVAIKAALFNTKIPRVHISADEEGGKEIELSDDPYDCMRLNVENVPCIVTLCKVGHRHVVDATLQEKACSVASLIISVTHKGTVTCTRKVGGGSLDPESIFEMTKAGKRVGKALHAPLMKLLQQEESLGKTRQKVGFLG